A single region of the Corticium candelabrum chromosome 15, ooCorCand1.1, whole genome shotgun sequence genome encodes:
- the LOC134191374 gene encoding metal-response element-binding transcription factor 2-like isoform X2, producing the protein MVDSLAGKEVVVRWADGLQYYGRITSIEQKAQKFCVEFAPGILYLVQYKDVKGVPGAEEEEGYHQRCHKPRIESKVLLPHIDWICLMCTHSDSNGGKQRAKLAVRSLPYSLSSLSWNESHTSNSQDTYCYCGGPGEWYNKMVQCAGCKQWFHQACLTCLGEPSPLYGDRFYYFLCSVCNAGAEYIQRLQLSFNSAIQLVLFHLVLVHQRKYIDFEQELMPFFEQHKAYLGCNKSVEVLKSEMWETLEVDRSRFASAKEVKKKKGLWSLRGGCIPPLPVSFPSRPPKGAKTTLYIKKGVTLPLSLQPPIKGVPPTVGYGIKHSMIRSGLSKPRTPSPLKRPQQLSHLASSAKKTKLARCLYPADGAPPFHDFHQLKLYVQRMRGETTGSTKTSTGAAALISSGARYEVLARRVTTDKQEEYLIQWL; encoded by the exons ATGGTGGACTCACTTGCCGGCAAGGAAGTTGTAGTTCGTTGGGCAGATGGATTGCAGTACTACGGTCGAATTACAAGT ATTGAGCAGAAAGCTCAGAAGTTTTGTGTTGAGTTTGCGCCAGGTATATTATATCTggtacaatacaaagatgtaaAAGGAGTTCCTGgtgcagaagaagaagaag GTTATCATCAACGATGTCATAAACCAAGAATTGAGAGTAAAGTTCTTCTTCCCCATATTGACTGGATTTGTTTGATGTGCACTCACAGTGACA GTAATGGTGGGAAACAAAGAGCAAAATTAGCTGTTCGATCTTTACCATACAGT TTGTCGTCGTTATCATGGAATGAAAGTCACACAAGCAATAGCCAAGATACTTATTGCTATTGTGGAGGTCCGGGCGA ATGGTATAATAAGATGGTTCAATGTGCAGGCTGCAAGCAATGGTTTCATCAAG CATGCTTGACTTGTCTTGGTGAGCCTTCTCCTCTGTATGGCGATCG GTTTTACTACTTCCTGTGTTCTGTCTGTAATGCCGGCGCAGAGTATATACAACGATTGCAGCTCAGTTT CAATTCTGCCATTCAGTTGGTCTTATTTCATTTGGTTCTCGTTCACCAACGAAAGTACATCGACTTCGAGCAAGAATTGATGCCATTTTTTGAGCAGCACAAAGCTTACTTGGGATGCAAC AAATCTGTTGAAGTGttgaaaagtgaaatgtgGGAAACGTTAGAAGTAGACCGATCTAG GTTTGCTTCTGCCAAGGAAgtgaagaaaaagaaaggaCTCTGGAGTCTGAGAGGAGGCTGCATTCCTCCTTTGCCCGTTTCCTTTCCTTCTCGGCCACCCAAAGGTGCCAAGACAACTCTCTACATCAAAAAGGGTGTTACCCTCCCTTTGTCATTGCAACCACCAATCAAGGGTGTTCCACCAACTGTAGGCTATGGCAT CAAACACAGTATGATTCGATCCGGCCTATCCAAGCCTAGAACACCGTCTCCTCTCAAAAGACCTCAACAGCTTAGCCATTTAGCAAGCTCTGCGAAGAAGACAAAGCTCGCCCGATGTCTCTATCCCGCAGACGGTGCACCCCCCTTTCATGATTTCCATCAATTGAAACTCTACGTGCAACGGATGAGAGGAGAAACGACAGGATCAACAAAGACTTCAACCGGCGCGGCAGCTTTGATTTCAAGCGGCGCAAGATATGAAGTCCTTGCTAGACGTGTAACTACCGACAAACAAGAAGAATACCTCATACAGTGGCTCTGA
- the LOC134191374 gene encoding metal-response element-binding transcription factor 2-like isoform X3, protein MFMSYWRKRFSTILQRCNAKGYHQRCHKPRIESKVLLPHIDWICLMCTHSDSNGGKQRAKLAVRSLPYSLSSLSWNESHTSNSQDTYCYCGGPGEWYNKMVQCAGCKQWFHQACLTCLGEPSPLYGDRFYYFLCSVCNAGAEYIQRLQLSFNSAIQLVLFHLVLVHQRKYIDFEQELMPFFEQHKAYLGCNKSVEVLKSEMWETLEVDRSRFASAKEVKKKKGLWSLRGGCIPPLPVSFPSRPPKGAKTTLYIKKGVTLPLSLQPPIKGVPPTVGYGIKHSMIRSGLSKPRTPSPLKRPQQLSHLASSAKKTKLARCLYPADGAPPFHDFHQLKLYVQRMRGETTGSTKTSTGAAALISSGARYEVLARRVTTDKQEEYLIQWL, encoded by the exons atgttcatgtcgtattggagaaaaagattttctacaattctgcaaagatgcaatgccaaag GTTATCATCAACGATGTCATAAACCAAGAATTGAGAGTAAAGTTCTTCTTCCCCATATTGACTGGATTTGTTTGATGTGCACTCACAGTGACA GTAATGGTGGGAAACAAAGAGCAAAATTAGCTGTTCGATCTTTACCATACAGT TTGTCGTCGTTATCATGGAATGAAAGTCACACAAGCAATAGCCAAGATACTTATTGCTATTGTGGAGGTCCGGGCGA ATGGTATAATAAGATGGTTCAATGTGCAGGCTGCAAGCAATGGTTTCATCAAG CATGCTTGACTTGTCTTGGTGAGCCTTCTCCTCTGTATGGCGATCG GTTTTACTACTTCCTGTGTTCTGTCTGTAATGCCGGCGCAGAGTATATACAACGATTGCAGCTCAGTTT CAATTCTGCCATTCAGTTGGTCTTATTTCATTTGGTTCTCGTTCACCAACGAAAGTACATCGACTTCGAGCAAGAATTGATGCCATTTTTTGAGCAGCACAAAGCTTACTTGGGATGCAAC AAATCTGTTGAAGTGttgaaaagtgaaatgtgGGAAACGTTAGAAGTAGACCGATCTAG GTTTGCTTCTGCCAAGGAAgtgaagaaaaagaaaggaCTCTGGAGTCTGAGAGGAGGCTGCATTCCTCCTTTGCCCGTTTCCTTTCCTTCTCGGCCACCCAAAGGTGCCAAGACAACTCTCTACATCAAAAAGGGTGTTACCCTCCCTTTGTCATTGCAACCACCAATCAAGGGTGTTCCACCAACTGTAGGCTATGGCAT CAAACACAGTATGATTCGATCCGGCCTATCCAAGCCTAGAACACCGTCTCCTCTCAAAAGACCTCAACAGCTTAGCCATTTAGCAAGCTCTGCGAAGAAGACAAAGCTCGCCCGATGTCTCTATCCCGCAGACGGTGCACCCCCCTTTCATGATTTCCATCAATTGAAACTCTACGTGCAACGGATGAGAGGAGAAACGACAGGATCAACAAAGACTTCAACCGGCGCGGCAGCTTTGATTTCAAGCGGCGCAAGATATGAAGTCCTTGCTAGACGTGTAACTACCGACAAACAAGAAGAATACCTCATACAGTGGCTCTGA
- the LOC134191374 gene encoding metal-response element-binding transcription factor 2-like isoform X1 codes for MVDSLAGKEVVVRWADGLQYYGRITSIEQKAQKFCVEFAPGILYLVQYKDVKGVPGAEEEEGFSKEFDLLCEVCHNGQSYRPNEIVICDKCGKGYHQRCHKPRIESKVLLPHIDWICLMCTHSDSNGGKQRAKLAVRSLPYSLSSLSWNESHTSNSQDTYCYCGGPGEWYNKMVQCAGCKQWFHQACLTCLGEPSPLYGDRFYYFLCSVCNAGAEYIQRLQLSFNSAIQLVLFHLVLVHQRKYIDFEQELMPFFEQHKAYLGCNKSVEVLKSEMWETLEVDRSRFASAKEVKKKKGLWSLRGGCIPPLPVSFPSRPPKGAKTTLYIKKGVTLPLSLQPPIKGVPPTVGYGIKHSMIRSGLSKPRTPSPLKRPQQLSHLASSAKKTKLARCLYPADGAPPFHDFHQLKLYVQRMRGETTGSTKTSTGAAALISSGARYEVLARRVTTDKQEEYLIQWL; via the exons ATGGTGGACTCACTTGCCGGCAAGGAAGTTGTAGTTCGTTGGGCAGATGGATTGCAGTACTACGGTCGAATTACAAGT ATTGAGCAGAAAGCTCAGAAGTTTTGTGTTGAGTTTGCGCCAGGTATATTATATCTggtacaatacaaagatgtaaAAGGAGTTCCTGgtgcagaagaagaagaag GTTTTTCAAAGGAATTTGATCTTCTTTGTGAAGTATGCCACAACGGACAGTCCTACAGACCCAATGAAATTGTTATATGTGATAAATGTGGGAAAG GTTATCATCAACGATGTCATAAACCAAGAATTGAGAGTAAAGTTCTTCTTCCCCATATTGACTGGATTTGTTTGATGTGCACTCACAGTGACA GTAATGGTGGGAAACAAAGAGCAAAATTAGCTGTTCGATCTTTACCATACAGT TTGTCGTCGTTATCATGGAATGAAAGTCACACAAGCAATAGCCAAGATACTTATTGCTATTGTGGAGGTCCGGGCGA ATGGTATAATAAGATGGTTCAATGTGCAGGCTGCAAGCAATGGTTTCATCAAG CATGCTTGACTTGTCTTGGTGAGCCTTCTCCTCTGTATGGCGATCG GTTTTACTACTTCCTGTGTTCTGTCTGTAATGCCGGCGCAGAGTATATACAACGATTGCAGCTCAGTTT CAATTCTGCCATTCAGTTGGTCTTATTTCATTTGGTTCTCGTTCACCAACGAAAGTACATCGACTTCGAGCAAGAATTGATGCCATTTTTTGAGCAGCACAAAGCTTACTTGGGATGCAAC AAATCTGTTGAAGTGttgaaaagtgaaatgtgGGAAACGTTAGAAGTAGACCGATCTAG GTTTGCTTCTGCCAAGGAAgtgaagaaaaagaaaggaCTCTGGAGTCTGAGAGGAGGCTGCATTCCTCCTTTGCCCGTTTCCTTTCCTTCTCGGCCACCCAAAGGTGCCAAGACAACTCTCTACATCAAAAAGGGTGTTACCCTCCCTTTGTCATTGCAACCACCAATCAAGGGTGTTCCACCAACTGTAGGCTATGGCAT CAAACACAGTATGATTCGATCCGGCCTATCCAAGCCTAGAACACCGTCTCCTCTCAAAAGACCTCAACAGCTTAGCCATTTAGCAAGCTCTGCGAAGAAGACAAAGCTCGCCCGATGTCTCTATCCCGCAGACGGTGCACCCCCCTTTCATGATTTCCATCAATTGAAACTCTACGTGCAACGGATGAGAGGAGAAACGACAGGATCAACAAAGACTTCAACCGGCGCGGCAGCTTTGATTTCAAGCGGCGCAAGATATGAAGTCCTTGCTAGACGTGTAACTACCGACAAACAAGAAGAATACCTCATACAGTGGCTCTGA